From Pseudomonas sp. CCI4.2, one genomic window encodes:
- a CDS encoding tRNA (adenine(22)-N(1))-methyltransferase produces MNEHTLSMRLERVAANVPAGARLADIGSDHGYLPVALMRRGAISTAVAGEVALTPFRSAERTVRESDLEQRITVRLASGLEAIEPEDGITAISMCGMGGETIRDILDSGKARLSGQERLILQPNGGEQPLRQWLMDNGYQILCEEVLRENRFDYEIIVAERAGPVMYTAEELYFGPLQMQTRSPAFLLKWQRILRQKQKTLIHFAKARQALSEDKVQDVAQQARWITELLAC; encoded by the coding sequence TTGAACGAACACACTTTGTCCATGCGCCTGGAGCGTGTGGCGGCGAATGTGCCAGCGGGTGCACGGCTGGCGGATATTGGCTCGGATCACGGCTATTTGCCGGTGGCGTTAATGCGCCGTGGCGCGATCTCGACGGCGGTGGCCGGTGAGGTGGCGTTGACGCCGTTCCGCTCGGCCGAACGCACGGTGCGCGAGAGTGATCTGGAGCAGCGGATCACCGTGCGGTTGGCCAGTGGCCTGGAGGCGATTGAGCCGGAAGACGGGATCACGGCGATCAGTATGTGCGGCATGGGCGGCGAGACGATTCGCGACATTCTTGACAGCGGCAAGGCGCGCTTGAGCGGCCAAGAGCGGCTGATTCTGCAGCCCAACGGCGGTGAGCAGCCTTTGCGCCAATGGCTGATGGACAATGGCTACCAAATTCTCTGCGAGGAAGTGCTGCGGGAAAACCGCTTCGACTATGAAATTATCGTGGCTGAACGCGCCGGTCCGGTGATGTATACCGCCGAGGAGTTGTACTTCGGCCCGCTGCAGATGCAGACGCGTAGCCCGGCGTTTTTGCTCAAGTGGCAGCGCATACTGCGTCAGAAGCAGAAGACCTTGATCCACTTTGCCAAGGCGCGGCAGGCTTTGTCCGAAGACAAGGTGCAGGACGTCGCCCAACAGGCCCGGTGGATAACCGAACTGCTGGCTTGTTGA
- a CDS encoding LysR family transcriptional regulator gives MRLRHIEIFQAIRQAGSISGAAQLLHVSQPSVTKVLQHAEAQLGFALFQRIKGKLVITPEALALEREVSKVTVSLDGVRRLAESLRREPGQTLRIGATPTLASSLLPALIGEWCRRFPDTSCELASLHSHELVQNLFMREIDVALTFQHPEHPGLEVRPVAQSFLVVLAPKDYWPSPEIDRPLMIDALADAPLIGLSHTDPLFAQLDLYLAGINPPPRTAIRVQTYSLARALVESGAGLAIVDPFTALEGSPERKTIRKLVPPLPVTLYMMTRANEPNPHILESLNTLLKQQVLQLLATIKQ, from the coding sequence CACATTGAAATTTTCCAAGCCATTCGCCAGGCCGGCTCCATCAGTGGCGCTGCACAGCTGTTGCATGTCAGCCAGCCTTCGGTCACCAAAGTGCTTCAGCACGCCGAAGCACAGTTGGGGTTTGCGCTGTTCCAGCGGATCAAAGGCAAACTGGTCATCACCCCCGAAGCCTTGGCGCTGGAGCGTGAGGTAAGCAAGGTCACGGTCAGTCTTGACGGCGTGAGGCGATTGGCCGAGAGCTTGCGTCGCGAGCCTGGGCAGACATTGCGCATCGGTGCGACACCGACCTTGGCCTCTTCACTGCTGCCCGCACTGATAGGGGAGTGGTGTCGTCGTTTTCCTGATACGTCGTGTGAACTGGCCAGCCTGCACAGCCATGAGCTGGTGCAAAATTTATTCATGCGCGAGATCGATGTTGCGCTGACATTCCAGCACCCGGAACATCCAGGGCTCGAAGTTCGCCCCGTGGCCCAGAGCTTTTTGGTGGTTTTAGCCCCAAAGGACTACTGGCCATCGCCTGAAATCGACCGTCCATTGATGATTGACGCGCTGGCCGATGCCCCCCTGATCGGGCTGTCGCACACAGACCCGTTGTTCGCCCAGTTGGACCTGTACCTCGCCGGCATCAACCCACCCCCGCGCACCGCCATCAGGGTTCAGACCTACTCCCTGGCGCGTGCGTTGGTAGAGTCTGGCGCGGGATTGGCAATCGTCGACCCATTTACCGCGTTGGAAGGCTCTCCAGAGCGTAAAACCATTCGCAAGCTGGTACCGCCCTTGCCAGTAACCTTGTACATGATGACCAGGGCCAATGAGCCAAATCCCCATATCCTCGAGAGTTTGAACACCCTGTTGAAACAACAGGTGCTCCAACTATTGGCGACGATAAAACAATGA
- a CDS encoding DUF2986 domain-containing protein, translated as MNRQKKLQQLFKAKAKKASSKLAPSNRSTYVSKADRLKLAAESSLEPIIAAES; from the coding sequence ATGAATCGTCAAAAAAAACTACAGCAGTTATTCAAGGCCAAAGCTAAAAAGGCCAGTTCCAAATTGGCACCGTCAAATCGGTCTACCTACGTCAGTAAAGCTGACCGATTGAAATTGGCGGCTGAATCCAGTCTTGAGCCAATCATTGCCGCTGAGAGCTGA